Proteins encoded in a region of the Pelmatolapia mariae isolate MD_Pm_ZW linkage group LG16_19, Pm_UMD_F_2, whole genome shotgun sequence genome:
- the LOC134644501 gene encoding olfactory receptor 6N2-like — protein sequence MDVEINVTLVTFGGFAELHKYRYLYFVVIFTLYILILCFNSTIVCLIWTHKNLHEPMYIFIAALLINSVFYSMIIYPKLLSDVLSEKQTISYPLCLFQGFLYYTSAGSEFLLLAAMAYDRYVSICKPLQYPVIMNRITIYVCLILAWLIPAFETSVLGVLYSNVKLCSFTLTGIFCNNSVHKLQCVTSVAISIYGVVMLINIAFLPLLFILFTYIRILRISYHCCREVRKKAVKTCLPHLLVLINFSCFIFFDVIIVRLDSDLSKTLRLTLTFQSILFHPLLNPIIYGLKMNEIFKHIKILLCQV from the coding sequence atggatgttgaaataaatgtaacACTGGTAACTTTTGGTGGGTTTGCAGAATTGCACAAATACAGGTATCTCTATTTTGTGGTTATATTCACGTTATATATTCTGATACTCTGCTTTAATTCCACTATAGTGTGCCTTATTTGGACTCACAAAAACCTTCATGAGCcaatgtacatttttattgcaGCTTTGTTAATCAACTCTGTTTTTTACAGCATGATTATCTATCCGAAGCTCTTATCTGATGTTTTGTCTGAAAAACAGACTATATCATATCCACTCTGTCTTTTCCAAGGATTTTTATATTACACCTCAGCTGGGTCAGAATTTTTACTGTTGGCAGCAATGGCATATGACAGGTATGTGTCTATATGTAAACCCCTGCAATATCCAGTTATTATGAATAGAATAACTATATATGTATGTCTGATTTTAGCTTGGCTTATACCTGCTTTTGAAACCTCAGTGCTGGGTGTGTTGTATTCTAATGTCAAACTCTGTAGCTTTACTCTGACAGGAATATTTTGTAACAATTCAGTTCACAAGCTTCAGTGTGTGACCTCAGTCGCAATATCTATATATGGTGTGGTCATGTTGATAAACATTGCATTTCTACCTTTGCTTTTCATACTTTTTACATACATCAGGATTCTTAGAATATCTTACCATTGTTGTAGAGAAGTGAGGAAAAAAGCTGTAAAGACATGTTTACCCCACCTGCTGGTGTTAATCaacttttcctgttttattttctttgatgtAATTATAGTTCGACTGGATTCTGATCTATCCAAAACTCTTCGTTTGACATTGACGTTTCAGTCAATTTTATTCCATCCTCTTTTAAATCCAATCATATATGGActcaaaatgaatgaaattttTAAACATATCAAAATATTGTTGTGTCAAGTTTAA
- the LOC134644500 gene encoding olfactory receptor 6N2-like: MDVELNVTLLTLGGFAELHKYRYLYFVVIFTLYILILCCNSTIVCLIWTHKNLHEPMYIFIAALLINSVLYSMIIYPKLLSDVLSEKQMISYPLCLFQGLSYYTSVGSEFLLLAAMAYDRYVSICKPLQYPVIMNRIMIYICLILAWLIPAFEALMLGVLYSNVKLCSFTLTGIFCNNSVHKLQCVPSVAISIYGVVMLINIALLPLLFILFSYIKILRISYQRCREVRKKAVKTCLPHLLVLIHFSCFIFIDIIIVRLETDLSKTLRLILTFELILFHPLLNPIIYGLKMNEISKHLKILLCLVK, from the coding sequence ATGGATGTtgaattaaatgtaacattGTTAACTCTTGGTGGGTTTGCAGAATTGCACAAATACAGATATCTTTATTTTGTGGTTATATTTACACTTTATATTCTGATTCTCTGCTGTAATTCCACTATAGTGTGCCTTATTTGGACTCACAAAAACCTTCACGAGCcaatgtacatttttattgcaGCTTTGTTAATCAACTCTGTTCTTTACAGCATGATTATCTATCCGAAGCTCTTATCTGATGTTTTGTCTGAAAAACAGATGATATCATATCCACTCTGTCTTTTCCAAGGTTTATCATATTACACCTCGGTTGGTTCAGAATTTTTACTGTTGGCAGCAATGGCATATGACAGGTATGTGTCTATATGCAAACCCCTGCAATATCCAGTTATTATGAATAGAATAATGATATATATCTGTCTGATTTTAGCTTGGCTTATACCTGCTTTTGAAGCCTTGATGTTAGGTGTGTTGTATTCTAATGTCAAACTCTGTAGCTTTACTCTGACAGGAATTTTTTGTAATAATTCAGTTCACAAGCTTCAGTGTGTGCCGTCAGTAGCAATATCTATATATGGTGTGGTCATGTTGATAAACATTGCCCTTCTACCTCTGCTTTTCATACTTTTTTCATACATCAAGATTCTTAGAATATCTTACCAAAGGTGTAGAGAAGTAAGAAAAAAAGCTGTAAAGACATGTTTACCCCACTTGCTGGTTTTAATtcacttttcttgttttattttcattgataTAATTATAGTTAGACTGGAAACTGACTTATCAAAAACTCTCCGTTTGATATTGACCTTTGAGTTGATTTTATTTCATCCTCTTTTAAATCCAATTATATATGGActcaaaatgaatgaaatttcTAAACATCTCAAGATATTGTTGTGTCTAGTTAAATAA